The following coding sequences lie in one Treponema sp. OMZ 790 genomic window:
- a CDS encoding type II toxin-antitoxin system PemK/MazF family toxin, with protein sequence MTRGDIYMMDFGMPFGSEPGFTRPVIIIQSDKENLNCLNTKLVIPLTSNTLLSDYLGNVFISKNESKLPKDSVALIHQIMVIDKKRLLHRVGKLNQLVLGKIEAAIDYVTKE encoded by the coding sequence ATGACACGTGGTGATATTTATATGATGGATTTTGGTATGCCGTTTGGGAGTGAACCGGGCTTTACACGACCTGTAATTATTATCCAGTCAGATAAAGAAAATTTAAATTGTTTAAATACTAAACTTGTTATTCCTCTTACATCAAATACTTTATTATCCGATTATCTTGGTAATGTATTTATTTCTAAAAATGAATCAAAACTTCCAAAAGATTCTGTAGCATTAATTCACCAAATAATGGTAATTGATAAAAAACGATTATTACATCGTGTAGGTAAACTAAATCAATTAGTATTAGGTAAAATAGAAGCTGCAATAGACTATGTAACTAAAGAATAA
- a CDS encoding type II toxin-antitoxin system VapC family toxin, protein MYYLDTNICIYFLNGKYQSVKNKILSIPPSKIRLPSIVKAELLLGAYKSSKKKDNLKRLEVFFKEFKVEPFSDQTAYTYADIRSKLEKNGTLIDPNDLLIASIVLYNKGILVTNNTRAPLKTYFLVYLFIILVAFL, encoded by the coding sequence ATGTATTATTTGGACACAAATATCTGTATTTATTTTTTAAACGGAAAATATCAATCTGTCAAAAATAAAATTTTATCTATTCCTCCTTCTAAGATAAGGCTTCCTTCGATTGTAAAGGCAGAACTTTTATTGGGCGCATATAAAAGCAGCAAAAAGAAAGATAATCTAAAACGACTTGAAGTATTTTTTAAAGAATTTAAAGTAGAGCCTTTTTCGGATCAAACGGCATACACCTATGCAGATATCCGTTCAAAGCTGGAAAAAAACGGAACCCTTATCGACCCTAACGACTTATTGATCGCATCAATAGTTTTATACAATAAGGGGATATTGGTAACGAATAATACAAGGGCACCTCTAAAAACCTATTTTTTAGTGTACCTATTTATTATTTTAGTAGCTTTTTTATAA
- a CDS encoding CbiM family transporter translates to MHISDGGLSTAVCAVGYAASAVGIAFAVKGTKEEDIPKISLMAGTFFAISLIMIPIPPSSVHPLMCGLIGIIVGRKAPLAFFPALLLQALLFQHGGITTLGANTLMLSVSSILSAIIFYNWKSDNVLLKGMVIGALSVIFVVLVLSVLLMTGGSFAKETFIALFVSHSVVMAVEAVITGFAVKLMMKARPDWFKRNL, encoded by the coding sequence ATGCATATATCCGATGGAGGATTATCGACGGCGGTTTGTGCCGTGGGTTATGCGGCGAGTGCAGTAGGAATTGCCTTTGCCGTCAAGGGAACAAAAGAAGAGGATATCCCGAAAATAAGTCTTATGGCGGGAACTTTTTTTGCTATTTCGTTAATTATGATTCCGATACCGCCGAGCTCGGTTCATCCGCTCATGTGCGGACTGATAGGAATTATTGTCGGGCGTAAGGCGCCCCTTGCGTTTTTTCCTGCCCTGCTGCTGCAAGCTCTCTTGTTCCAGCACGGCGGGATTACAACTCTCGGAGCCAACACCCTGATGCTTTCCGTTTCTTCAATATTGTCGGCAATTATTTTTTATAATTGGAAGAGCGATAATGTGCTTTTAAAGGGAATGGTTATAGGTGCTCTTTCCGTAATCTTTGTTGTTTTGGTTTTGTCGGTTCTTCTTATGACGGGAGGAAGTTTTGCAAAGGAGACCTTTATAGCCCTCTTTGTTTCTCACTCCGTCGTCATGGCGGTCGAGGCTGTAATTACCGGCTTTGCCGTCAAGCTCATGATGAAGGCGAGACCCGACTGGTTTAAAAGGAATTTATAA
- the aat gene encoding leucyl/phenylalanyl-tRNA--protein transferase, producing MLTGFSSLSLLSSGEKNILLKRSQKDFPWLESDDFFDFNKAFGEEDYIQKSQDDEVISGGNLSPGMILSAYRHSFFPWFSEEDPIIWFSPSLRFVINKDSFHIPSRLKREIKKADFRITQNTAFDEVIENCALIKREGQKGTWITDDMLQAYRLLHKLGFAHSVEAWKGGELAGGFYGLYINEVFIGESMFSKVSGASKTAFSLFAQDFFENKKGILIDAQIPSENIKRFGGFKIPRSSYLGILSR from the coding sequence ATGTTGACGGGTTTTTCTTCATTATCGCTTTTAAGTTCCGGTGAAAAAAATATACTCTTAAAAAGAAGTCAAAAAGATTTTCCTTGGCTTGAAAGCGATGATTTTTTTGATTTTAACAAGGCCTTCGGTGAAGAAGATTATATTCAAAAATCTCAAGACGATGAGGTAATATCGGGAGGGAACCTTTCACCCGGCATGATTCTTTCGGCCTATAGACATTCTTTTTTTCCTTGGTTTTCGGAAGAAGACCCTATAATTTGGTTTTCCCCTTCCTTGCGCTTTGTTATAAACAAAGATTCTTTTCATATTCCGTCCCGATTAAAAAGAGAAATAAAAAAAGCCGATTTTAGGATAACGCAAAATACGGCCTTTGATGAAGTTATAGAAAACTGCGCCCTAATAAAAAGAGAGGGACAAAAAGGAACTTGGATCACGGATGACATGCTTCAAGCTTATAGGCTTCTTCATAAGCTGGGCTTTGCCCACTCTGTAGAAGCATGGAAAGGAGGCGAATTGGCGGGAGGCTTTTACGGCCTTTATATAAATGAGGTCTTTATAGGCGAATCCATGTTCAGCAAGGTAAGCGGAGCTTCCAAAACAGCCTTCTCCCTCTTTGCCCAAGACTTCTTTGAAAACAAGAAGGGCATTTTAATAGATGCCCAAATCCCTTCCGAAAACATAAAACGCTTCGGCGGCTTTAAAATACCGAGAAGCAGCTATCTGGGAATTTTAAGCCGCTGA
- a CDS encoding energy-coupling factor ABC transporter ATP-binding protein yields MAVLIENLSYTYPDGRNAIHNINAHFEKGKKTAVVGLNGSGKSTLLYHLNGTISPQTGRVSILGEDVSKKSLNSIRKKSGFLFDYPDHQLFLTSVYEDIGFGLKNLGMDREEIEAAVNRILKKLNIEHLKDYSPYQLSLGQKKICAIAGVLVMEPEIIVCDEPFSGLDSKVKSAFKAILDDFSKEGKTIIFSTHDQDFCYEWADNVYVMNEGELVAGGDAVSVFNNAEVLQRTGIVMPKLARLFGHKNPAPRSVEDALHLLL; encoded by the coding sequence ATGGCTGTTTTAATCGAAAATTTATCCTACACCTATCCCGACGGAAGGAATGCAATACACAATATAAATGCTCATTTTGAAAAAGGAAAAAAGACTGCCGTGGTCGGTCTAAACGGTTCCGGTAAGTCAACCCTTCTTTATCATCTTAATGGAACGATTTCGCCTCAAACGGGAAGGGTGAGCATCTTGGGAGAGGATGTTTCCAAAAAGAGTTTAAATTCGATAAGAAAAAAATCGGGCTTCTTGTTCGATTATCCCGATCATCAGCTTTTTTTGACAAGCGTCTATGAGGACATCGGTTTTGGTCTAAAGAACCTAGGCATGGATAGGGAAGAAATAGAAGCAGCCGTAAACCGTATCTTAAAAAAGCTTAATATCGAGCACTTAAAAGATTATTCGCCCTATCAGCTCAGCTTGGGGCAAAAGAAGATTTGTGCCATAGCAGGCGTCCTTGTTATGGAGCCTGAAATCATCGTATGCGATGAGCCCTTTTCGGGGCTTGACAGCAAGGTAAAATCTGCCTTTAAAGCTATCTTGGATGATTTCTCCAAGGAAGGAAAGACGATTATTTTTTCGACCCATGATCAGGATTTTTGTTATGAGTGGGCCGATAATGTTTATGTGATGAACGAGGGAGAGCTGGTTGCAGGAGGAGACGCCGTGAGCGTTTTTAATAATGCAGAGGTGCTGCAAAGGACCGGTATAGTTATGCCTAAACTTGCAAGGCTTTTCGGCCATAAAAATCCGGCCCCGCGTTCTGTTGAAGATGCCTTACATCTATTGTTATAG
- a CDS encoding MFS transporter, with protein MQIQKRTEDRNLFLIYFGTITSLIGDEIGSVALSIWVALQTDNPVNFALVYSAAKFSRIVFSLFSGSIVDSFNKKKLLYLSDLAQFVLNLFILFLIAVNLDFNLKVFLFCLISVSQGFCLAIFKPASRAILPELINKENLKKANSVLEMSRSLISMLAVIFAAGLVMLLGCELCILINALSFFISALSEIFIRYDFKKKDEQKKTDSKLKKIFDGYRYVLGEKELLSLALLASCLNFFCTPIFSNILTYQFKTVFTLNWQTGFAFINNFLKDEKSFLTLFSSICFFGIGIGNILGSLASQKVSGKNVKLFTLILQSLSFLILGFYFYFLRENNFLFNVILLGSIVSLSALSAGFSMGLFNVHVTSLYQKKVDPEFSGRFFAFNTVLIQISSPIGMLIGSSIAATGIFYPVFLFAGGFLCLLAFFNMT; from the coding sequence ATGCAAATCCAAAAAAGAACGGAAGACCGTAATTTATTTTTAATTTATTTCGGTACAATCACTTCGCTGATAGGAGATGAGATAGGAAGCGTAGCCCTTTCTATCTGGGTTGCTCTTCAAACCGATAATCCTGTAAATTTCGCCCTTGTTTATTCTGCAGCCAAATTTTCAAGAATTGTTTTTTCGCTCTTTTCGGGTTCAATTGTAGACAGCTTTAACAAAAAAAAGCTCTTATACTTAAGCGACTTGGCTCAATTTGTTTTAAATCTTTTTATTCTATTTTTAATTGCGGTAAATTTAGATTTTAACTTAAAGGTATTTTTATTTTGCCTTATAAGTGTTTCGCAAGGCTTTTGTCTAGCAATCTTTAAACCGGCAAGCAGGGCAATTTTACCCGAACTAATAAATAAAGAAAATTTAAAAAAGGCTAATTCGGTTTTGGAAATGAGCAGAAGCTTAATTTCGATGCTTGCCGTTATCTTTGCGGCAGGGCTTGTGATGCTTCTAGGCTGCGAGCTCTGTATTTTGATCAATGCTCTAAGTTTTTTTATATCGGCCCTATCCGAGATTTTTATCCGCTATGATTTTAAAAAGAAAGATGAACAAAAGAAAACCGATTCAAAGTTAAAAAAAATCTTCGACGGGTACCGCTATGTTTTAGGCGAAAAAGAACTTTTAAGTCTAGCCTTGCTGGCTTCATGTTTAAACTTTTTTTGTACACCTATTTTTTCGAATATACTTACCTATCAGTTTAAGACGGTTTTTACTCTTAATTGGCAGACAGGTTTTGCTTTTATAAATAATTTTTTAAAAGACGAAAAATCTTTTTTAACCCTTTTTTCTTCAATTTGTTTTTTCGGCATAGGAATAGGGAATATACTAGGCAGTCTTGCTTCCCAAAAAGTTTCAGGTAAAAATGTAAAATTATTTACTTTGATTTTGCAGTCTCTTTCTTTTTTGATCTTAGGTTTTTATTTTTATTTTTTAAGAGAAAACAACTTTTTATTTAATGTAATTTTACTTGGCAGTATTGTAAGCTTATCGGCCCTATCGGCGGGTTTTAGTATGGGACTCTTTAATGTCCATGTAACAAGCCTTTACCAAAAAAAAGTAGATCCCGAATTTTCAGGAAGATTTTTTGCCTTTAATACCGTGCTGATTCAAATATCTTCGCCGATAGGCATGCTTATCGGAAGCAGCATAGCCGCAACAGGAATTTTTTATCCGGTCTTCCTTTTTGCAGGAGGCTTTTTATGTCTCCTAGCCTTTTTTAATATGACATAA
- a CDS encoding IS5 family transposase, whose amino-acid sequence MKQKGLFDEEDRLRVLSNLGDSLEKLNEKINWEIFKPLLKKALTKEPKGLGGRPAYDYVMMFKIIILQKLYNISDDQTEYQINDRLSFMRFLGLELKDKVPDSKTIWLFKEKLIEARVSKKLFEKFGKELARNNLIGKEGTIIDATIVEAPIQHNSKDENEQIKNGKVPEQWQEAKNKAKLSQKDCDARWTKKHKRSYYGYKDHIKVDKKSKLILKVTVTAANVHDSRELKNLVEREDERLYADSAYIGEEIERVLKAKGIEGQICERGARGKPLTKKQKISNRKKSKIRARVEHVFGFMTNSMKGIYVRTIGLARATFSIIMMNLTYNLCRYCYLKK is encoded by the coding sequence ATGAAACAAAAAGGATTATTTGATGAAGAAGATCGTTTAAGAGTATTAAGTAACTTAGGTGATAGTCTTGAAAAATTAAACGAAAAAATAAATTGGGAAATATTCAAACCACTATTAAAAAAAGCATTAACCAAAGAGCCAAAAGGTTTAGGCGGAAGACCTGCATACGATTATGTAATGATGTTTAAAATAATAATCTTACAAAAATTATACAACATAAGTGATGATCAAACGGAATATCAAATAAACGATCGACTATCCTTTATGAGATTTTTAGGATTGGAATTAAAAGATAAAGTACCCGATTCAAAAACAATATGGCTTTTTAAAGAAAAACTCATTGAAGCGAGAGTATCAAAAAAGTTATTTGAAAAGTTTGGAAAAGAATTAGCTAGGAATAACTTAATAGGAAAAGAGGGAACGATAATAGATGCGACAATAGTAGAAGCTCCGATACAGCATAACAGCAAAGATGAAAATGAACAAATCAAAAATGGAAAAGTCCCTGAACAATGGCAAGAAGCAAAAAATAAGGCAAAATTATCGCAAAAAGACTGTGATGCGAGGTGGACAAAGAAGCACAAACGTAGCTATTACGGTTATAAAGATCATATAAAAGTAGATAAAAAAAGTAAGCTTATATTGAAAGTGACGGTAACAGCAGCCAATGTTCATGATAGTAGAGAGTTAAAAAATTTGGTTGAAAGGGAAGATGAAAGATTATACGCAGATAGTGCTTATATAGGAGAAGAAATAGAGAGAGTTTTAAAAGCGAAAGGAATAGAAGGACAAATTTGTGAAAGAGGAGCAAGAGGGAAACCTCTTACTAAAAAACAAAAAATCAGTAACAGAAAAAAATCAAAAATACGGGCGAGAGTAGAACATGTATTTGGCTTTATGACAAACTCAATGAAAGGTATCTATGTAAGAACGATAGGATTAGCTCGTGCAACATTTTCGATAATAATGATGAACTTAACATACAACTTATGCCGATATTGCTATCTAAAGAAATAA